The segment tagagggagctggagcgatagcacagcaggtagggcatttgccttgcatgcggctgaccagggtttgattcccagcatcccatatggtcccctgagcaccacctggggtgattcctgagtgcagagccaggagtaacccttgtgcatcaccaggtgtgatcaaaaagcaaaaaaagagaagaaaacagagaaaaaggaGACAGTGATATTGTTTTCATGGATGTCAGGGAAGTCCACTGGCATGGGGGTATTGGACAGAGTGCCTGACAGATGCTGGAGAGAACATGTTAGTGTGTGATACAAGTGTCCTGAGGCCAGAGTAGGCTTGATAGGGCCCAAGGAACTTGGGTGTTTCAGTTGCTGAAGTGAAAGAATGTGAATCATGTTGGCATGCGAAGGTGAATGATGACCTGGGTAGGAGCCTACCTTAAGGGTGGGagtcctctctctttctgcctaGCGCCCAGTGTGAGGAGATTCCTCAGCTGTAGGATGAGTCTTTTGGTCCTCACGAGTGAGTCTCAGGGTCCCACAGAGTTAAGCACATTTATCTTTATCTCTTGAATTGATGAAGTTCTGGCCCTTGTATGTGTGTTTCTcctcagaaaatgaaagaatttctcTGAagtgctctctcgctctctctctctcacacacacactaacaggTGAATGTTCTTAGTTTTGATTCTCAAATCTTTCCCACATACCTCAGCCTTATTATTGGCCTTACCTGAGTGGGTGCGCTTTCCGAGTCTCCCTTGGACATCTGGATTCTTCTATGAACACAGATAGTGGGGACAAAAACCCTGACACTAGACCAGTAGAGAAGGATAGATAGAAACACCATCATACAGCCAGAATTAGGAATTAATCCCACATCAACACAGATGCTTtgctcccagcccccatggaGTCATAATGAAAAACAGCGATGTGATCTTCTAAGCTCTCTCTCTACACTCATTACACTCAGCTCCCTCTTGGTACCTcagcccctgagccaggctgccCCATGGGAAAACACACCTGGACAGAGAGGCATTCTTCCTAATGAGTGTCTGTTCCCCTCAGGAGTTAATTGGAGACCTCAAATTTTCTTCCTCTTGCTCCACAAATTACCTCCTCGCCATGACATTGAGGTTTCCATGGAAGAAGTCAAGAGACCTAgaacccagcaccccagggccagcAGCCCACAGAGGCGAGGGTTTATAATGAccgtgtagtgcagggggtgacaGATGGCCACGATGCGGTCATAGGCAATGACGGTCAAGAGGAAGTCATCCAGGCTACCAAAAAGGATGAAAAAGAATATCTGAGTGATGCAGCCTTCAGAGCTGATGTATTTTCTTTGCAGTAGGATGTTCTGCAGCATCTTGGGGATGatggtggaggtgaagcagataTATACCAGGGACAGATTGCAGAGAAAGAAGTACTTGGGCGTGTGGAGGCCGGAGTCTGAGCTGGTGGCCAGGTTCCCCAAGACCGTagtcaggtacatggacaggaagatcACATAGACGAGAGGCTGGAATTCGTCTCCTGAGAAAATTCCAGGAGGAGAAACTCTGACATGTGTGTGTCGTTTTCCAATGCCAGAGTCTGGGTATAACTCCAGGAAAGGGGGACACGCTTGACTCAATATCACCTTGTCTGCCTTACTCACAGACATGAAAAACTACAATGCATGTTTTGAAGTCAAGAAATACTATTGGATCTTGAAGGCTTTTTAAGAACCATTCACTTATGACCCTTCTTGAAATTTCCCAGGTCACCTCACAGATGAACCTGTGTCCCAACTCAATGTTCTCTACagagagtttgcttttaaaaattcaactgaaCAAGTGCCATATTGAGGTTTCACCTATGAAATGAACTTGCAAACCTGAAGTATAAATATTTCTACAATGACCCATGCTTGGATACTTGCCACAAATGGTGATGGGTGAgtgcagctgggatggagaagaacTACTATGACCAAAATAGTTGGAAttgatgactctggacaagaacggaGTGCTTAAAGGTGGTAAAGGGACAAGCATGATAATCTCTCggtggaagggaggaggggagcaaagtgctttccatagaggcacactggggcagcggggggcagggcaggagggaaactggagactttggtgctgggaatcatacaCTAATtaagggacaggtgatggaacattttatTACTGACACCCCCAaacgaacaactttgtatatgttatatgtatatgtgtaacaactgtgtatttcacagtgattcagtaaaaattataaaacaaccAACAACCACCACCCACCCGCAAAAGTTTCTACAATTCAGTGACAGGGAAAGATACCTCAGCAAATTTTATTGTTATGAAATGATTAAGCTCGGAACATGTGGTatgaaggagaagaaaatagaaaaaaaagagactgggggtgctggagtgatagcacagcaggtagtgtgtttgcctagcacgaggccgacccaggttcaaaccccagcatcccatatggttccctgagtactgccaggagtaattcctgagtgcagagccaggagtaacacctgttcATCACCGGGTCTGACCaagaaggcaaaaataaataaataaataaataaataaataaaagagacacTGGTATTATTTTCATGGACTCCAGGGATGTGGGGGTATTGGACAGGGTGCCTGGTAAAGGCTGGAGAGaacatgtttgtgtgtgagccAAGTGTCCTGAGGCCAGAGTATGCTTGATAGGGCCGCGAGGAACATGGGTGTTTCCTTTGCTGAATTGAAAGAACTTGAATCATGTTGCTATGTGAAAGTCAATGATGACTAGGGTAGAAGCCTACCTTTAGAGAGGGAGTCCTCTCTCTTCCTGCCTAGCGCCCAGTGTGAGGGGCTTCCTCAGCTGTAGGATGAGTCTTTTGTTCCTAACGAGTGAGTCTCAGGTCCCCCAGAGTTAAGCACATTACCTCAATCTCTTGAATTGATGAAGTTCTGGCCCCTCTATGTGTGATTCTCCTTGGGAAATGTAAGAATTTCTgtgaagtgctctctctctctttctccttgtctctctctctctccctctcttaaacacacaaacacacacttataGGTGAAATGTTCTTAGCTTTGGTTCTCAATGTGTTTCCCACACACGTTAGCCTTATTATTGACCTTTCTTGGGTGGGCTTCCGGAGTCTCCTTTGGACATCTGGATTCTTCTGTAAACACAGATAGTCGGGACAAAAACCGTGACCCCAGAGCAGTTCCGCAGGAGCGAGAGAAACACCGTCATCCAACCAGAATTAGGAATTAGTTCCAAATCAACACAGATCCTTTGCTTCCAGCCCACATAGAGTCACAATGAGAAACAGCGATGCGATCTTCTGTGCTCTCTCAAGACTACTCATTACACTCAGCTCCCTCTTGGTACCTCAGCCCTTGAGCCAGGCTGCCTCATGGGAAAACACTCCTGGAAAGAGAAGAATTCTTCCTAATGAGTGTCTGTCCCTGTCAGGAGTTCACTGAAGAACTCAGGTTTTCGTCCTCTTACTCCGCAAATTACCTCCTCGTCACGTCTCTAAGTCTCCAGGCCCTACTTAGGTATAATATTTCTCCACAACGCAGATGATGAACTCATATGGATTAAGTACTTTGATGCTTCAAAGCATTGGCTTTTCGGTGGGGACAAGGCCTCATGGTGCCTGCAGAAATTTCTCAAAATCACAGGACACCCGAGTCATCTTAGAAGAAAACCGCGCCTGCAAGTGGTGGCTTTTGTGGCATCTCTTATGAAAACAATGAGGAGGGatcagagcgataggacagcagagaggggttttgtcttgcatgcagcttaccatggctcaatacccagcatctcatatggtcccccgagcactgccagatgtaactcttgagtgcagtgccaggaggaatccctgaacattgctgggtgtgatgccaagaagaacaaaagaatgaAGAATTTCATTCTTAAATGTCACGAGAGTAAAACCTCCCTTATCATTTTTTTGGCTTAATGTCCCCAAAATGCAGTCCATTCAATGTCCTTTTATGAGCCTTAAACTTATTTCTAGAAAGTCTATTCCCAACAATCCTTTAGCAGAACAGAACGAAATAAGGTGCTGGtgtcaaaaatttgaaaaagttgcacttgaaccataatgcccaaaaggagagcgtgtgagagagatagagcagagacagagacatagacagaccCCCCTCCCCATGACCTATATAGTTTCATTACCCCAATTTGGGATACTTTGGTATTAGTTTCATGAGTTTTTTAATAGTtctagtactgtagcactgtcatcctgttgttcatcaatatgttctttggggcaccagtaacatctccattgcgagtttgttgttactgtttggcataacaaatactccacgggtatcttgccacgctctgccatgagggcgggatactctcattagcttgccaggctctctaaaagggacagaggattgaacccagattggccgcgtgaaaggaaaatgtcctacctgctgtgctattgctccagcccttcaaaattCTAACATCGGAAAATTCCATAACAGTCATGTTTTTGGAGTGATGACGGTGGTGGTGGTTTGTGCcaacactgacagtgctcagggattacttctgcttctgtgcacaggggtcactcctgacaggggtcGAAGTAACATTTGTGTGAGTGATTGATCGTGGGTCAGCCCCGTGAAAGGCAAGTTCCTTAGCCGATGTAGTGCTCTCTTACCtcagaaaatatatgttttagcTTGACTGCTTTGTTTAGTCTTGCTCTGTGCTTTTCAATCCCTCCTGGAAGGGTTTGGGGAAcccgatggggtgctggggttaaaACCTAGGCTAGCCACAGGCAGAAAATTGCCCCCTCAGCTGTTCTATGTCTGCCCCCAgataatgtgtgtgtttgtgtttttaaaaaatttgcttcCTGGTCCATACtgggtgatgcttggggcttactctggctctgcactcaggaattactttaatGTAATTACTGTACAATCGCTCTGGCCatatatgttattaaaatatcaaatactgTGAAAGTACATCCAAAAGCCTGGCGAATGtaatagataaatatttatttgcaaacaGTTATATAAGGGGATTCTTGTTAGGTCACTCGAAACTTTAACTTCCCTTGGCAAGTCACAAGGAAGATTCTTTCTCCATAAAGATGACAAAGTACACGGGGACTCTGGCTCGTTTATTATGAATTGTGTGAGGACAAAAGAAACCATCACTACACACAGCATCACAGATGAGCCTTATACTCAGAACTCTGGTATACCCGCAAGAACCCAGCAGAGCCCAGAAACCTCCCTCCACATATGTGTATAGTACTCAAAGCTTTAGATGAAATCCTGGTCATctcttagaccttgacctgacaccatgcacgaaaatcagatcaaaatggattaaagacctcaatatcagaccacaatccataaggtacctcgaagacaaggtcggcaaaacccttcacgatattgaagctaaaagtatcttcaaagatgacacggaactaagcaatcaagtagaaacagagataaacaaatgagactatactAAACTAAAATGCTCCTGCACGGCAAAAGacgcagtgaccagaatacaaaggcaatctacagaatgggaaaggatattcacccaatatccatctgataatgggttgatattaagggtatataaagcactggttgaactctacaagaagaaaacatccaaccccatcagaaaatgggctgaagaaatgaacagaaacttttccaaggaagagatatgaatggccaaaagcacaaaaaatgctctgcatcactaatcatcagggagatgtaaatcaaaacaaccatgagataccacctcacaccacagagaatggcacacatccaaaagaacaaaagcaaccgctgttggagaggatgtggggagaaggggacccttctaactgctggtgggaatgccgactggtccaacccctttggaaaacaatatggacgcttctcaaaaaattagaaactgagcttccatttgatccagcaataccacttctgggaatatatcctggagaaacaaaaaagtatagtcgaaatgacatctgcacttatatgttaatcgcagcactgtttacaatagacagaatctggaaaaaacccgagtgcccgagaacagatgactggttgaagaaacgctggtacatctatacaatggaatactatgcagctgttagaaaggatgaagtcatgaactttgcatataagtggatcaatatggaaagtatcatgctaagtgaaatgagccagaaagagagggacagacatagaaagattgcacacatctgtggaatatagaacaacagagtagaagactaatacccaagaatagtagtatataataccaggaggttggctccatagcttggaagctggcctcacatgctgggagaaagtcatcccagatagagaggggaacaccaaggaatatgtgattggagatcctgcacgggaagggagatgcgtgctgaaagtagactagagactgaacaggatgaccactcaatacccctatttcaaaccacaacacccaaaaggaaagagagagatcaaattggaatgccccgccacggaggcggggtggggtggggggaatgggactgggggtgggtgggagggatactgggtttattggtggtggagaatggacactggtggagggatgggctcaagacattgcatgagggaaaaacaagcacgaaaatgtgtgaatctgtaactgtaccctcactgtgactcactaataaagaaagaaagaaagaaagaaagaaagaaagaaagaaagaaagaaagaaggaaagaaagaaagaaagaaagaaagaaatcctggtCATCTCAATGTGCTTGGTATCCAGGAGGAGATATCAGGACCGCATGGTCCAAGGAAACGAAGGCAGGAACTATGAAGATAAGTCTTTAGGAGCATTTGCACTTATCTAAGGAGTCAGTTTATATAGTTTCTGTGTTCTTACAGAAAGTGATATTTCATCATCATTAGggatttattctatttttcttttgtttttgctttttgggtcacacccgatgatgcacaggggtgcatctgcactcaggaattacccctggtggtgctcagaggaccatatgggatgctgggaatcaaacccaggtcggccgcatgcaaggcctacccgctgtgctatggctccagccccagggatttaTTCTAAACGCAGCtatttatatgcacatacatatttgGGTAGGAAAACTGGGCAGAACATAAACAACAAAACTGTTCGGGTCAAGAAACAgccaggacaggggctggagcaatagcacagcgggtagggcgtttaccttgcacacggccgacccggattcgattcccagcatcccatatggtcccctgagcaccgccgggggtgattcctgagtgcagagccaggagtaacacctgtgcatcaccaggtgtgacccaaaaagcaaaaaaaaaaaaaaaaagaaaagaaacagccaggacagagccatagaccaatggaacagggtggaatatccctacacacaaccccaaatgtatgatcatctaatctttgataagggagcaagagatgtgaagtggagcaaggaaagcctctttaacaaatggtgctggcacaactggacaaccacatgcaaaaaaaatgagcttagaccttgacctgacaccatgcacaaaagtcagatcaaaatggattaaagacctcaacattagaccacaaaccataaggtacattgaagacaaggtcggcaaaaccctccacgatattgaagataaaggtatcttcaaaggtgacacggaactaagcaatctagtaaaaacagagatcaacaaatgggactacattaaactaaaaagcttctgcaccgcaaaagatacagtgaccagaatacaaagactatccacagaatgggaaaggatatttacacaatacccatcagataaggggttgatatcaatggtatataaagcactggttgaactctacaagaagaaaacatccaaccccatcagaaaatggggtgaagaaatgaacagaaactttaccaaggaagagatgtgaatggccaaaaggcacatgaaaagtgctctacatcactaatcatcagggagatgcagatcaaaacaaccatgagataccacctcacaccacagagactagcacacatccaaaagaacaaaagcaaccactgttggagaggatgtggggagaaagggacccttctacactgcttgttggaatgccaactggttcagcccttttggaaaacaatatggacgattctcaaaaaattagataatgaGCTCACaattgacccaacaataccactgctgggaatatatcccagataaTTGGAATATTTCCCATTATctgacagaatgggaaaggatatttacacaatgtgtgtgtttttaaactttgcttcttgggccacacctgttgatgcttagggcttactccttgctctacactcaggaattactcctgtcagttctTGGGAGCCCTATAGgctgctgagaatcgaacctgaatCAGCCTCATGCACAGCCAATGCCCttctcgctgtactatcgctctggccaatatatgttttaaaaatataaaatactgtaaaaatACATTCAAAGGTCTTGcacatgtaataaatatttatttgtaaacaGTTATATGAGGGGACCTTGGTTAAGCCACCACAAACTTTAAATTCCCTTCACAATTCACAAGGCAGACTCTTTCTCCATCAAGATGACAAAGGACAAGGGAACCGTGGCCAATTATTATGAATTGTTTGAGGACAGAAGAAACCATCACTACACACAGCATCAGAGATGAGCCTTATAGAGACAAGCTCTGTCATAGACCCATGAGAGAACAGCAGAGCCCAGAAACCCCTCTCCACATATGCCTGTAGTATTCAAAGATTTAGATGAAATCCTGGGCTTCAATGTGCTTGGTATCCGGCAGGAGAGAACTGTACCGGATCGTCCAACGAAACCAAGGTGGGAACTACGAAGATAAGCCTTTAGGAGCATCTGCACATATCTGCAGAGTAGCTTTTATAGTTTCTGTGCTATTtcagaaagcaaaattttatCATCCTTAGGGATTTATTCTAAAGGGAGGTatctatatgcacatacatatttgGGTAGGAAAACTGGGCAGAACATAACCTACACAACTGTTCAGTTCAAGAAACAGCCAGGAGAAAACCATTAGATGCTGGAAAGAGCCAAAGGCTTAAGAGGAGCGATATACACTGGACAATtttgaaatcaagaaaataaaattccaaagatggagagatcctactgtgggtagggcacttgccttttacgTGGCccacccatggtatattcaaaggAATTTATATGCCTGGTGAGCACCAGGAGgggatacctgagtacagagccgggagtgaatCTGGAGAATCATGGGGTGGgaaccaaaaactgaaaagaaaaaaagaaagagaaaaaaactccaGACAATCAAGGAAAGAGGTAGTCGTGTTTCACTGTCTGAGCAAAGAGTCCCGAGTCCTTAGTCAAGCTCAGAGCTGCGATCCCAGGAAAGTCTTCAGTGAAGGACAATTGAACGTTTTGCAGTTCCCTGCACAAAAAATGTTCTCAGGGCCCTCTTGATGTCCTTGTTCcggaggctgtagatgaaggggttcagcatgggggtgactacCATGTACAGTACCGAGGCCACGGCACTTGGATATGCACTTTCACTCACCGCGGAGCTCAGGTATACCCCCATGCTTGTGACATAGAACAAGGAGACCACGGagaggtgggaggcacaggtggaAAAGGCCTTGTACCTGCCCTGAGTGGAAGCCATGCCACGGATGGAGGAAATGATCTTGGAGTAAGAGTAAATAATTCCGAGTATAGGACCCCCACCctccaggacagacagacagtaaATGACCAGGTTATTCAGGAAAGTGTCTGAACAAGCAAGTTTTATCAGCTGGGTGAGTTCACAGAAATAGTGAGGGATCTCCACGTCAGGGCAGAAGGACAGTCGTAAGGACACTGAGGCTTCTATGGAAGAATTCAAGAgactcagcacccagcaccccagcaccagCAGTCCACAGAGGCGGGGATTCATGATGAccatgtagtgcagggggtgacagatggccacatagcggtcataagCCATGACGGTCAAGAGGAAGTCGTCGAGACTTATGAAGAGGATGTAAAAGAATATCTGGGTGATGCAGCCTTCATAGCTGATGGTTTTCCTTTGTGTCTGGATGTTCACCAGCATCTTGGGgacggtggtggaggtgaagcagatgtccaccagAGACAGGTtgcagaggaagaagtacatgggcgtgtggaggcgGGGGTCTGAGCTggcggccaggatgatgagcaggttccctaAGACTGTggtcaggtacatggacaggaagatcACATAGATGAGGGGCTGGACTTCCGGCTCCTGAGAAAGTCCCAGGAGGAGAAATTCTGACATGTGGGTGTTGTTTTCTGCTGCCAGAATCCGGGTATAACTCCAGGAAAGGGGGACACGCATGACTCAGTTTCACGTCTCTGCCTTACTCAGATCTGAAAACTACAATACATATTTTGAAGTCCAGAAATACTATTGGATCTTGAAGCCTTTTTGGACCTTGAAGAACCATTCACTCACTCATGCCCTTTCTAGATATTTCCCATCAGCTCTTAAATGAATTTGCATCACAACGAAATTATTCTCTCTAGAGAGTTTGCAGAAGAaggtttttattttgctctttgggtcacatctggcgatgcacaggggtcactcctggctctgcattcaggaactacccctggcagtgctcaggggaccatatgggatgctggtaatcgaacctgggtcagccgcatgcaatgcaaatgccctacccgctctgctcttgctccagctcccccagaagtagtttttatgtttattaaaaaaacaagctgaggggctggagcgatatcacagtgagtagggcatttgtcttgcatgcgtccgatccgggttcaattcccagcatcccatatagtcccctgagcgcagccaggagtaattcctgagtgcagagccaggagtaacccctttgcatcgccaggtgtgacccagaaagaaaaaaagaaggccaTATTTAGGGTTTCACCTACGAAATGAATTTGAGAAGCTGAAGTATAAAAGTTTCTAAGTAATCCACCCTTGAAAACTAGCACAAGGGGTGATGAGGTagggcaactgggatagagaaaggaccactatgataaaCATAGTTGGAATTGAtgactctggagaagaactgagtgctgaagggagagaaagggacaaaCAAGATAACCTTTTGGGtaagggaggaggggggcaaagtgctttccacagaggcagactggggcagcggcagcagggcaggagggaaacgggatTTTGGTTCTGGAAGTTGTACACTGGTGAcaggacaggtgatggaacattttaaCACTGAAACCACTGAATGAACACCtttgtatatgttatatgtatatgtataacaactgtgtatctcacagtttttcagtaaaaattagaaacaaccaacaaccccaacccacccacccaaGTTTCTACAATTCAGTGACAGGAAAAGTTACATCagcaaattttattcttatataatGGTTCAGCTGGGAACAGGTGGTAGGAAGgataagaaaatagagaaaacagcTACAGTGGACAGGACATGGTATTGTTTCCATGGACATCAAGGGAAGTCCACTGATGTGGGGGCATTGGATAGAGTGCCTGGTGGAGGCTAGAGAAaacatgtttgtgtgtgagccAAGTGTCCTGAGGCCAGAGTAGGCTTGATAGGGCCCCAAGGAACTTGGGTGTTTCAGTTGCTGAAGTGCAAAAACGTGAATCATGTTGCTATGTGAAGGTGAATGATGACTAGGGTAGGAGCCTACCTTGAGGGCGGGAGTCCTCTCTCTTCCTGCCGAGCGCCAGGTGTGAGGAACTTCCTCAGCTGTTGGATCTCTTTTATCCTCACAAGTAAGTGTCAGGTTTCCCCAGAGTAAAGCACATTATCCTAGATCTCTGAATTGATGAAGTTCTGGCCCTTGTGTGTGAGTCTCGTCAGAAAATGCAAGAATTTCTGTGAagtgctttctctctccctctccttaacGCATTCACACGCTAACAGGTGAATTTTCTTAGCTCcgattctcaattttttttcacacTCATCAGCCTTGTTATTGGCCTCACCTAACAGGCTCCCAGAATCTCCCTTGGACATCCGGATTCTTCTGTGGATCCAGATGGTGGGGACAAAAATCCTGACCACAGACCAGTtcagcaggagggagagaaacacCGTCATCCAGCCAGATTTACGAATTAACCCCACATCAGCACAGATCCTTTGCTTCCTGCCCACAAGGAGTCGCAATGATAAACAGTGATGCGATCTTCTATGCTCTTTCAGTCGACTCATTACACTCAGCTCCCTCTTGGTATCTTAGCCCCTGAGACAGGCTTCCCTAAGGGAAAACAATCCTGGATAGAGAGTAATTCTTCCTAATGAGTGTCTGTCCCCCTCGGGAGCTCATTGCTGAACTCAAGTTTTCTTCCTCTTGCTCCACAAATTACCTCCTCGCCACGTGTCTCAATCTCCAGGCCCTACTTGGGTGTAAATTTTACTCCACAAATCAGCTGAAGAACGCATCTGGATTATGTCCTTTGATGCTTCAAAGCATTTACTTTTTGGTGCGGACAAGGCCTCATGGCGCCTGTAGAAATTTCTCAACAATAGCAGGAGATTCGAGTCATCTCAGAAGAAAACTGGGGCCTCCAAGTGGTGGCTTTTGTGGCATCTCTGACGAATTCAATGAAGCGgtgccagagtgacaggacagcagggagggagtttgtcttgcacgcagtttacccaggttccatccttggcatcttATAGGGTCCCTCGAACACTGTCagctgtaattcctgagtgcagagccaggaggaatcccttaacattgctgggtgtgaagcaagaagaacaaaagaacaaagatttcatttttcaataGCACAAGAGTAAAACCTCCCTTAACATTTTTTGGCTTAATTTCCCAACTAATGTAAAAAATTCAATGTCCTTTTATGAGCGTTAAACTTATTCCTCGAATGTCTATTCCCTGTAATCCTTTAGTGGGACAGAAGGAAAT is part of the Sorex araneus isolate mSorAra2 chromosome 2, mSorAra2.pri, whole genome shotgun sequence genome and harbors:
- the LOC101538505 gene encoding putative olfactory receptor 7A2, with protein sequence MRVPLSWSYTRILAAENNTHMSEFLLLGLSQEPEVQPLIYVIFLSMYLTTVLGNLLIILAASSDPRLHTPMYFFLCNLSLVDICFTSTTVPKMLVNIQTQRKTISYEGCITQIFFYILFISLDDFLLTVMAYDRYVAICHPLHYMVIMNPRLCGLLVLGCWVLSLLNSSIEASVSLRLSFCPDVEIPHYFCELTQLIKLACSDTFLNNLVIYCLSVLEGGGPILGIIYSYSKIISSIRGMASTQGRYKAFSTCASHLSVVSLFYVTSMGVYLSSAVSESAYPSAVASVLYMVVTPMLNPFIYSLRNKDIKRALRTFFVQGTAKRSIVLH